One segment of Drosophila mauritiana strain mau12 chromosome 3R, ASM438214v1, whole genome shotgun sequence DNA contains the following:
- the LOC117145357 gene encoding uncharacterized protein DDB_G0283357 isoform X1, with translation MLNSNAAGGNNNGNNHGGSSRRPFTRNSSSVRSQRGGGGGLGGRMVYSPHTHPHPHAQQQQQQQQQQQQQGQQRSSNNGNNNLWLGNSPWCNVNLNGGNNNNNGGNNNNNNGGNINSNNNSNNVNNKDANPNCDVQTSNSSGTCIYNNSKAHHHHNNSNNNGHTQSHNHTNHSPHQGHHHPHHTQMHSPHHPHSSSPQQSNSYRQYPPHSYSPNSPHSNGHTNSNASNNPISQRSNPQAHPNQNQNSHSNFYEMCTGSRGSHTYGSMSVSLVRLNPARLCLTLGPVTPPAQRVVSFGHRSHSNSSSNSSSSDQNQHNPPPRSQNHHPNPHHSQYQYQYQYQYRYQYHPPHQYHPLHSPQQQTNRQSLPLTRTNSNSINATTFNSTNPTTNSNPTDVVNVNSCTDIIPHGPSSSSSSASSMLPQQQQHQINNASAPINSHSQGQGPGNSPNLGHNHQRGYNNGNNNNNNNRGIGNGIVNGNTNGPPDYMNYRRGVCPAQSRDYSGNGNGNNNGHGHNGRRYMPDNLNNPSSSMNGLINSGHHQRNYNDRNLNNHFGNSEQNGGPDHRDRAEGSSYNFMRNGGSSGGGGYGRNGSHYQHMAYGNNNGASTSTGGPGLMGELPSGSGLSGSSLSLNNGPGGLNSDSPSRKRRRISGRPQNGPQPQHRCPMAHMQQGSPPLRRPRLRDVATSTQQQQQQQYGQQVHHPQQQQQQPPSNYHPIHHHQPQPHYVPQQQVPPPHVQRSPWDLGGSGGSSGGATSSSSVGPILQQVQAPPQPPSHQQAVGYPPAPPQPASLMVDLNLNQVPVNLQLRPSEPFWASFCTYPIPAQARLAPCHLHGVYTQPFPAAPPPGLAAPPLQQQHQPLIQAQQMISQATLTAQQQQRDVVAIATANLGPIEAPGAHGHPHAHPHAHPHAHQLPPGIHITPLSGAAAAAATHHLHSTAAAAAAVAASAQITTAQQILFSSDRRTFPPHRRIPRFWTANHGHRHVLPPQSLAAHQAPVQIQATSGIINPGFLLNFLAMFPLSPYNQHDLSSGDTNETENYEALLSLAERLGEAKPRGLTRNEIDQLPSYKFNPEVHNGDQSSCVVCMCDFELRQLLRVLPCSHEFHAKCVDKWLRSNRTCPICRGNASDYFDGADQQQQSQATAGAAAALSSTSGASAGVAGTSEASAATANPQQSQAA, from the exons ATGCTGAACTCGAATGCCGccggcggcaacaacaacggcaacaatCATGGGGGCAGCAGCCGTCGGCCCTTTACCCGCAATTCCTCATCGGTCCGCTCGCAAcgcggcggtggtggcgggCTGGGCGGTCGCATGGTCTACTCGCCACAcacacatccgcatccgcacgcccagcagcagcagcaacaacagcaacagcagcagcaacaggggCAGCAGCGGTCCagcaacaacggcaacaacaacctGTGGCTGGGCAACAGTCCGTGGTGCAACGTCAATTTGAACggtggcaacaacaataacaacggtggcaacaacaacaataacaacggtggcaacatcaacagcaacaacaacagcaacaatgtcAATAACAAAGATGCAAACCCAAATTG CGATGTACAAACAAGTAATTCTAGCGGAACTTGTATTTATAACAATAGCAAAGCGCATCATCatcacaacaacagcaacaacaatggtcACACTCAGAGCCACAATCACACTAACCATTCCCCCCACCAAGGTCACCATCACCCCCACCACACCCAAATGCACTCACCCCACCACCCGCATTCGAGTTCACCACAGCAATCAAACAGTTACCGCCAATACCCACCGCATTCCTACTCCCCCAACTCCCCACACAGCAACGGCCATACAAACAGCAATGCTAGCAACAATCCCATTAGTCAGCGTAGTAATCCCCAAGCCCACCCCAACCAGAACCAAAATTCCCATTCCAATTTTTACGAGATGTGTACGGGAAGTAGGGGATCCCACACCTATGGATCCATGTCCGTTTCCCTGGTGAGACTGAATCCTGCCCGTTTGTGCCTAACGCTTGGCCCTGTCACGCCACCCGCCCAGCGAGTAGTATCCTTTGGCCACAGATCCCATTCCAATTCCAGTTCCAACTCCAGTTCTAGTGATCAGAATCAGCATAACCCGCCGCCACGTAGTCAAAACCATCACCCCAATCCACATCATAGTCAGTACCAGTACCAATACCAGTACCAATACCGATACCAGTACCATCCGCCACACCAGTACCATCCATTGCATAGCCCACAGCAACAGACTAATCGCCAATCCCTTCCGCTAACACGAACGAATTCAAATTCAATCAACGCAACAACTTTCAATTCAACCAATCCAACAACAAATAGTAATCCTACTGATGTTGTGAATGTAAATTCTTGTACCGATATAATTCCTCATGGGCCTTCGTCATCGTCTTCGTCTGCGTCTTCGATGCTgccccaacaacaacaacatcaaatTAATAACGCATCCGCACCCATCAATAGCCACAGCCAAGGTCAAGGTCCCGGGAACTCCCCCAATCTTGGCCACAATCACCAACGTGGCTACAACAACGggaataacaacaacaacaacaaccggGGTATCGGGAACGGGATCGTAAATGGTAATACCAATGGACCACCCGATTATATGAACTACCGACGTGGCGTGTGTCCGGCTCAATCGCGGGACTATTCCGGCAACGGAAATGGGAATAACAACGGACATGGCCACAATGGACGTCGCTATATGCCCGATAACTTGAACAACCCGTCCTCATCCATGAATGGCCTGATCAATTCCGGACACCACCAGCGCAACTACAACGACAGGAACTTGAATAAC CACTTTGGAAACTCCGAACAGAACGGAGGACCCGACCATCGGGATCGAGCCGAGGGTTCTTCGTACAACTTTATGCGCAACGGAGGAAGTAGCGGGGGCGGTGGCTACGGACGCAATGGATCGCATTACCAGCACATGGCCTATGGTAATAACAACGGTGCGTCCACTTCGACCGGCGGACCAGGACTTATGGGTGAACTGCCCTCGGGATCGGGCCTGTCGGGCTCTTCGCTGTCGCTGAACAACGGACCCGGAGGCCTCAACTCCGACAGTCCGTCGCGTAAGCGCCGCCGCATCTCCGGAAGACCCCAGAACGGACCACAGCCCCAACACCGTTGTCCGATGGCACAC ATGCAGCAGGGAAGTCCGCCACTTAGACGTCCGCGGTTGCGCGATGTGGCTACCTccacgcagcagcagcagcaacagcagtacGGCCAGCAGGTTCATCAtcctcagcagcagcaacagcagccgccATCCAACTACCACCCGATACACCATCATCAGCCACAACCGCACTACGTTCCTCAGCAGCAGGTGCCACCGCCGCACGTCCAGCGTTCACCGTGGGATTTGGGCGGCAGTGGAGGAAGCTCTGGGGGAGCCACCTCCAGCAGCTCGGTGGGTCCCATTCTGCAGCAGGTGCAGGCGCCGCCGCAGCCACCGAGTCACCAGCAAGCGGTGGGCTATCCACCAGCACCGCCACAGCCCGCCTCCCTGATGGTGGACCTCAATCTGAACCAGGTGCCAGTGAACCTGCAGTTGCGTCCCTCGGAGCCCTTCTGGGCCTCCTTCTGCACCTATCCTATACCGGCGCAGGCTAGGTTAGCACCCTGCCACTTGCACGGTGTCTACACGCAGCCATTCCCCGCCGCCCCACCTCCAGGACTGGCCGCTCCTCCACTCCAACAACAGCATCAGCCACTTATTCAGG CCCAGCAAATGATTTCCCAAGCCACCTTGaccgcccagcagcagcagcgggatGTTGTGGCCATTGCAACGGCCAATCTGGGACCCATTGAAGCGCCGGGAGCCCATGGCCATCCTCACGCCCATCCACATGCTCATCCCCATGCTCACCAGCTGCCGCCGGGCATCCACATCACGCCGCTGAGCggagcggcggcagcggccgCCACCCATCATCTACATTCCACGgcggcagctgcagcggcCGTCGCTGCCAGCGCCCAGATAACCACCGCGCAGCAGATCCTCTTCTCGTCGGACCGCCGCACATTCCCGCCCCACCGCCGCATACCGCGCTTCTGGACGGCGAACCATGGACATCGTCACGTCCTGCCGCCGCAGTCGCTCGCCGCCCACCAAGCTCCTGTGCAGATTCAGGCTACCTCGGGCATCATCAACCCTGGCTTCTTGCTCAATTTCCT GGCCATGTTCCCGCTGTCGCCTTACAACCAACATGATCTGAGCTCTGGCGACACCAATGAGACGGAGAACTACGAGGCGCTGCTCAGCCTGGCCGAGCGATTGGGTGAGGCCAAGCCAAGGGGACTCACCCGCAACGAGATCGATCAGTTGCCCAGCTACAAGTTCAACCCGGAGGTGCACAACG GCGACCAATCATCCTGTGTGGTGTGCATGTGTGACTTTGAGCTACGCCAGCTACTGCGCGTCCTGCCCTGCTCCCACGAATTCCACGCCAAGTGCGTGGACAAATGGCTGCGG TCGAATCGCACCTGCCCAATTTGCCGCGGCAATGCCTCCGACTACTTCGACGGCGCggaccagcagcaacagtcgCAGGCAACAGCCGGAGCTGCGGCTGCATTGAGCAGCACGTCCGGCGCAAGTGCCGGAGTGGCGGGAACTTCCGAGGCTTCAGCGGCCACCGCCAATCCGCAGCAGAGCCAAGCGGCCTAG
- the LOC117145357 gene encoding uncharacterized protein DDB_G0283357 isoform X2 — translation MLNSNAAGGNNNGNNHGGSSRRPFTRNSSSVRSQRGGGGGLGGRMVYSPHTHPHPHAQQQQQQQQQQQQQGQQRSSNNGNNNLWLGNSPWCNVNLNGGNNNNNGGNNNNNNGGNINSNNNSNNVNNKDANPNCHSQGQGPGNSPNLGHNHQRGYNNGNNNNNNNRGIGNGIVNGNTNGPPDYMNYRRGVCPAQSRDYSGNGNGNNNGHGHNGRRYMPDNLNNPSSSMNGLINSGHHQRNYNDRNLNNHFGNSEQNGGPDHRDRAEGSSYNFMRNGGSSGGGGYGRNGSHYQHMAYGNNNGASTSTGGPGLMGELPSGSGLSGSSLSLNNGPGGLNSDSPSRKRRRISGRPQNGPQPQHRCPMAHMQQGSPPLRRPRLRDVATSTQQQQQQQYGQQVHHPQQQQQQPPSNYHPIHHHQPQPHYVPQQQVPPPHVQRSPWDLGGSGGSSGGATSSSSVGPILQQVQAPPQPPSHQQAVGYPPAPPQPASLMVDLNLNQVPVNLQLRPSEPFWASFCTYPIPAQARLAPCHLHGVYTQPFPAAPPPGLAAPPLQQQHQPLIQAQQMISQATLTAQQQQRDVVAIATANLGPIEAPGAHGHPHAHPHAHPHAHQLPPGIHITPLSGAAAAAATHHLHSTAAAAAAVAASAQITTAQQILFSSDRRTFPPHRRIPRFWTANHGHRHVLPPQSLAAHQAPVQIQATSGIINPGFLLNFLAMFPLSPYNQHDLSSGDTNETENYEALLSLAERLGEAKPRGLTRNEIDQLPSYKFNPEVHNGDQSSCVVCMCDFELRQLLRVLPCSHEFHAKCVDKWLRSNRTCPICRGNASDYFDGADQQQQSQATAGAAAALSSTSGASAGVAGTSEASAATANPQQSQAA, via the exons ATGCTGAACTCGAATGCCGccggcggcaacaacaacggcaacaatCATGGGGGCAGCAGCCGTCGGCCCTTTACCCGCAATTCCTCATCGGTCCGCTCGCAAcgcggcggtggtggcgggCTGGGCGGTCGCATGGTCTACTCGCCACAcacacatccgcatccgcacgcccagcagcagcagcaacaacagcaacagcagcagcaacaggggCAGCAGCGGTCCagcaacaacggcaacaacaacctGTGGCTGGGCAACAGTCCGTGGTGCAACGTCAATTTGAACggtggcaacaacaataacaacggtggcaacaacaacaataacaacggtggcaacatcaacagcaacaacaacagcaacaatgtcAATAACAAAGATGCAAACCCAAATTG CCACAGCCAAGGTCAAGGTCCCGGGAACTCCCCCAATCTTGGCCACAATCACCAACGTGGCTACAACAACGggaataacaacaacaacaacaaccggGGTATCGGGAACGGGATCGTAAATGGTAATACCAATGGACCACCCGATTATATGAACTACCGACGTGGCGTGTGTCCGGCTCAATCGCGGGACTATTCCGGCAACGGAAATGGGAATAACAACGGACATGGCCACAATGGACGTCGCTATATGCCCGATAACTTGAACAACCCGTCCTCATCCATGAATGGCCTGATCAATTCCGGACACCACCAGCGCAACTACAACGACAGGAACTTGAATAAC CACTTTGGAAACTCCGAACAGAACGGAGGACCCGACCATCGGGATCGAGCCGAGGGTTCTTCGTACAACTTTATGCGCAACGGAGGAAGTAGCGGGGGCGGTGGCTACGGACGCAATGGATCGCATTACCAGCACATGGCCTATGGTAATAACAACGGTGCGTCCACTTCGACCGGCGGACCAGGACTTATGGGTGAACTGCCCTCGGGATCGGGCCTGTCGGGCTCTTCGCTGTCGCTGAACAACGGACCCGGAGGCCTCAACTCCGACAGTCCGTCGCGTAAGCGCCGCCGCATCTCCGGAAGACCCCAGAACGGACCACAGCCCCAACACCGTTGTCCGATGGCACAC ATGCAGCAGGGAAGTCCGCCACTTAGACGTCCGCGGTTGCGCGATGTGGCTACCTccacgcagcagcagcagcaacagcagtacGGCCAGCAGGTTCATCAtcctcagcagcagcaacagcagccgccATCCAACTACCACCCGATACACCATCATCAGCCACAACCGCACTACGTTCCTCAGCAGCAGGTGCCACCGCCGCACGTCCAGCGTTCACCGTGGGATTTGGGCGGCAGTGGAGGAAGCTCTGGGGGAGCCACCTCCAGCAGCTCGGTGGGTCCCATTCTGCAGCAGGTGCAGGCGCCGCCGCAGCCACCGAGTCACCAGCAAGCGGTGGGCTATCCACCAGCACCGCCACAGCCCGCCTCCCTGATGGTGGACCTCAATCTGAACCAGGTGCCAGTGAACCTGCAGTTGCGTCCCTCGGAGCCCTTCTGGGCCTCCTTCTGCACCTATCCTATACCGGCGCAGGCTAGGTTAGCACCCTGCCACTTGCACGGTGTCTACACGCAGCCATTCCCCGCCGCCCCACCTCCAGGACTGGCCGCTCCTCCACTCCAACAACAGCATCAGCCACTTATTCAGG CCCAGCAAATGATTTCCCAAGCCACCTTGaccgcccagcagcagcagcgggatGTTGTGGCCATTGCAACGGCCAATCTGGGACCCATTGAAGCGCCGGGAGCCCATGGCCATCCTCACGCCCATCCACATGCTCATCCCCATGCTCACCAGCTGCCGCCGGGCATCCACATCACGCCGCTGAGCggagcggcggcagcggccgCCACCCATCATCTACATTCCACGgcggcagctgcagcggcCGTCGCTGCCAGCGCCCAGATAACCACCGCGCAGCAGATCCTCTTCTCGTCGGACCGCCGCACATTCCCGCCCCACCGCCGCATACCGCGCTTCTGGACGGCGAACCATGGACATCGTCACGTCCTGCCGCCGCAGTCGCTCGCCGCCCACCAAGCTCCTGTGCAGATTCAGGCTACCTCGGGCATCATCAACCCTGGCTTCTTGCTCAATTTCCT GGCCATGTTCCCGCTGTCGCCTTACAACCAACATGATCTGAGCTCTGGCGACACCAATGAGACGGAGAACTACGAGGCGCTGCTCAGCCTGGCCGAGCGATTGGGTGAGGCCAAGCCAAGGGGACTCACCCGCAACGAGATCGATCAGTTGCCCAGCTACAAGTTCAACCCGGAGGTGCACAACG GCGACCAATCATCCTGTGTGGTGTGCATGTGTGACTTTGAGCTACGCCAGCTACTGCGCGTCCTGCCCTGCTCCCACGAATTCCACGCCAAGTGCGTGGACAAATGGCTGCGG TCGAATCGCACCTGCCCAATTTGCCGCGGCAATGCCTCCGACTACTTCGACGGCGCggaccagcagcaacagtcgCAGGCAACAGCCGGAGCTGCGGCTGCATTGAGCAGCACGTCCGGCGCAAGTGCCGGAGTGGCGGGAACTTCCGAGGCTTCAGCGGCCACCGCCAATCCGCAGCAGAGCCAAGCGGCCTAG